A region from the Mercenaria mercenaria strain notata chromosome 7, MADL_Memer_1, whole genome shotgun sequence genome encodes:
- the LOC128558299 gene encoding uncharacterized protein LOC128558299, with product MSKGKRKEGVENRDSKREQRKKESSQSKDKGHERRQDKGKQDKEYKARQKQPRLPHPRSRPFGRDDYGHVTVIAKTNRAQENEKYSDMFEQEVQERKTYESNIDMREENSDTEELPSPFTSPKEQIPVSPDTDVILFDLETSGLYSECDITQIAAKHHGTEDCFSTFVRLARGYISRGITNITGIEIHKQNMYFNLEKVPSLSTSEALSVFYEWLSKYNSVLLVAHNAPFDSCVLVNTSMKYGMSDKLFNIVGFVDTLKLSKIAYPGRRK from the exons ATGTCGAAAGGAAAAAGGAAGGAAGGAGTGGAGAACAGAGACAGTAAAAGGGAACAGCGCAAGAAAGAGTCGTCGCAGAGTAAGGATAAGGGGCATGAGAGAAGACAGGATAAGGGAAAGCAGGATAAAGAATATAAAGCTAGACAGAAGCAACCAAGATTACCGCATCCTAGGTCCCGACCTTTCGGGCGTGATGATTAtg gaCATGTCACAGTAATCG CAAAGACAAACAGAGCtcaagaaaatgagaaatatagtGACATGTTTGAACAAGAAGTACAAGAACGGAAAACATACGAGTCCAACATAGATATGAGAGAAGAAAATAGCGACACTGAAGAATTGCCCAGTCCCTTTACATCGCCTAAAGAACAAATCCCTGTTTCACCCGACACAGatgtaattttatttgatttagaaACTTCAGGACTTT ACAGCGAGTGTGATATAACCCAAATTGCCGCAAAACACCATGGTACTGAAGACTGTTTCTCGACATTTGTAAGGCTGGCCCGTGGGTATATATCCAGAGGAATTACCAACATTACGGGAATAgaaatacacaaacaaaatatgtatttcaacTTGGAAAAAGTACCATCTCTTAGTACTTCAGAAGCGCTGTCTGTGTTTTATGAATGGCTTAGTAAATACAACAGTGTTTTACTCGTTGCTCACAATGCACCCTTTGATTCTTGTGTATTAGTAAATACATCTATGAAATACGGTATGTCGGATAAGCTTTTTAACATTGTCGGGTTTGTGGACACTCTAAAGTTATCTAAAATAGCATATCCAGGTAGACGTAAATGA